The following proteins are encoded in a genomic region of Anticarsia gemmatalis isolate Benzon Research Colony breed Stoneville strain chromosome 17, ilAntGemm2 primary, whole genome shotgun sequence:
- the LOC142979854 gene encoding uncharacterized protein LOC142979854 isoform X5, protein MKIVFVLIFVCAFIAMAAPQRLNIAPDAAFYRPTVNNRPNNNRPIVTAPDSAFYRPSANSNNGYRPPAGGEPVHIGPAFVNRPGYNNPYLRSGK, encoded by the exons ATGAAGATTGTATTTGTTTTG ATTTTCGTGTGTGCGTTCATCGCAATGGCAGCTCCTCAAAGac TTAACATCGCAC ccGATGCAGCCTTCTACCGTCCTACAGTTAATAATCGAC cCAACAATAATAGACCAATAGTCACCGCAC CTGATTCGGCTTTCTACCGGCCATCAGCCAACT CTAACAACGGATACAGGCCTC CCGCCGGTGGTGAGCCTGTGC ACATTGGACCAGCTTTCGTGAACAGACCAGGCT ACAACAACCCCTATCTCCGTTCTGGCAAGTAA
- the LOC142979854 gene encoding uncharacterized protein LOC142979854 isoform X1, with product MKIVFVLIFVCAFIAMAAPQRLNIAPDAAFYRPTVNNRPNNNRPIVTAPDSAFYRPSVNPGSNNNRPIVIEPDSAFYRPSANSNNGYRPPAGGEPVHIGPAFVNRPGYNNPYLRSGK from the exons ATGAAGATTGTATTTGTTTTG ATTTTCGTGTGTGCGTTCATCGCAATGGCAGCTCCTCAAAGac TTAACATCGCAC ccGATGCAGCCTTCTACCGTCCTACAGTTAATAATCGAC cCAACAATAATAGACCAATAGTCACCGCAC CGGATTCGGCTTTCTACCGGCCATCAGTTAACC CTGGCTCAAACAACAACAGACCTATAGTCATCGAAC CTGATTCGGCTTTCTACCGGCCATCAGCCAACT CTAACAACGGATACAGGCCTC CCGCCGGTGGTGAGCCTGTGC ACATTGGACCAGCTTTCGTGAACAGACCAGGCT ACAACAACCCCTATCTCCGTTCTGGCAAGTAA
- the LOC142979854 gene encoding uncharacterized protein LOC142979854 isoform X3 yields the protein MKIVFVLIFVCAFIAMAAPQRLNIAPDAAFYRPTVNNRPNNNRPIVTAPGSNNNRPIVIEPDSAFYRPSANSNNGYRPPAGGEPVHIGPAFVNRPGYNNPYLRSGK from the exons ATGAAGATTGTATTTGTTTTG ATTTTCGTGTGTGCGTTCATCGCAATGGCAGCTCCTCAAAGac TTAACATCGCAC ccGATGCAGCCTTCTACCGTCCTACAGTTAATAATCGAC cCAACAATAATAGACCAATAGTCACCGCAC CTGGCTCAAACAACAACAGACCTATAGTCATCGAAC CTGATTCGGCTTTCTACCGGCCATCAGCCAACT CTAACAACGGATACAGGCCTC CCGCCGGTGGTGAGCCTGTGC ACATTGGACCAGCTTTCGTGAACAGACCAGGCT ACAACAACCCCTATCTCCGTTCTGGCAAGTAA
- the LOC142979854 gene encoding uncharacterized protein LOC142979854 isoform X4, which yields MKIVFVLIFVCAFIAMAAPQRPDAAFYRPTVNNRPNNNRPIVTAPGSNNNRPIVIEPDSAFYRPSANSNNGYRPPAGGEPVHIGPAFVNRPGYNNPYLRSGK from the exons ATGAAGATTGTATTTGTTTTG ATTTTCGTGTGTGCGTTCATCGCAATGGCAGCTCCTCAAAGac ccGATGCAGCCTTCTACCGTCCTACAGTTAATAATCGAC cCAACAATAATAGACCAATAGTCACCGCAC CTGGCTCAAACAACAACAGACCTATAGTCATCGAAC CTGATTCGGCTTTCTACCGGCCATCAGCCAACT CTAACAACGGATACAGGCCTC CCGCCGGTGGTGAGCCTGTGC ACATTGGACCAGCTTTCGTGAACAGACCAGGCT ACAACAACCCCTATCTCCGTTCTGGCAAGTAA
- the LOC142979854 gene encoding uncharacterized protein LOC142979854 isoform X2, translating into MKIVFVLIFVCAFIAMAAPQRPDAAFYRPTVNNRPNNNRPIVTAPDSAFYRPSVNPGSNNNRPIVIEPDSAFYRPSANSNNGYRPPAGGEPVHIGPAFVNRPGYNNPYLRSGK; encoded by the exons ATGAAGATTGTATTTGTTTTG ATTTTCGTGTGTGCGTTCATCGCAATGGCAGCTCCTCAAAGac ccGATGCAGCCTTCTACCGTCCTACAGTTAATAATCGAC cCAACAATAATAGACCAATAGTCACCGCAC CGGATTCGGCTTTCTACCGGCCATCAGTTAACC CTGGCTCAAACAACAACAGACCTATAGTCATCGAAC CTGATTCGGCTTTCTACCGGCCATCAGCCAACT CTAACAACGGATACAGGCCTC CCGCCGGTGGTGAGCCTGTGC ACATTGGACCAGCTTTCGTGAACAGACCAGGCT ACAACAACCCCTATCTCCGTTCTGGCAAGTAA
- the LOC142979853 gene encoding uncharacterized protein LOC142979853: MAIKILCLVVALAVVCYGHPGYGGHSDQGSFGGGHGGQGGYGDQGSFGGGHGSQGGYGSAGGPSGFGSSSGGGRGGPGGFGSSGGQSGFGSNGGHGGYGGSGGQNGFGSNGGHGSFGSSGGDNGFGRTGGQEHRGGYQQHGY, translated from the exons ATGGCGATTAAG ATCCTGTGTTTGGTTGTGGCTCTGGCTGTAGTCTGCTACG GTCATCCAGGGTACGGAGGTCACAGTGACCAGGGTTCCTTCGGCGGCGGCCACGGTGGCCAGGGTGGGTACGGTGACCAGGGCTCTTTTGGTGGTGGCCACGGAAGCCAGGGGGGATATGGCAGTGCTGGGGGACCAAGTGGATTCGGCAGCAGTAGCGGCGGAGGTCGTGGCGGTCCAGGAGGATTCGGAAGTAGTGGGGGTCAAAGCGGTTTCGGCAGCAATGGGGGTCATGGCGGATACGGCGGCAGCGGGGGTCAAAACGGATTCGGCAGCAATGGGGGTCATGGCTCATTTGGCAGCAGTGGAGGAGATAATGGATTCGGCAGAACTGGGGGTCAGGAGCACCGCGGTGGATACCAGCAACACGGATACTAA